The proteins below are encoded in one region of Ferruginibacter lapsinanis:
- a CDS encoding hydroxymethylglutaryl-CoA lyase: protein MEQSSVNHISTIRLVECPRDAMQGWKHFIPTDQKIRYINSLLKVGFDTIDFGSFVSSKAMPQMADTKEVIANLQMANTTSKLLAIVANERGAEDAVIYDQITCLGFPFSVSETFQKRNTNSTIAESLNRVEEIQNLCIKNRKQLVVYISMGFGNPYGDMYNEEIVLQWVDKMVAMDIEVISLADTVGVATPSQVNTLLKAVIPKYTNTAIGVHLHSTSVNWKAKVDAALDAGCIRFDGALKGIGGCPMANDELVGNMDTELMIPYFKELDLLRGLNIDALKESSGIANEIFI, encoded by the coding sequence ATGGAACAATCTTCAGTTAATCATATATCAACCATTCGTTTGGTGGAGTGCCCACGTGATGCAATGCAGGGCTGGAAACATTTTATTCCAACCGATCAAAAGATCAGGTATATCAATTCTTTATTGAAGGTGGGTTTTGATACGATCGATTTTGGAAGTTTTGTTTCGTCGAAGGCAATGCCGCAGATGGCAGATACTAAAGAGGTAATTGCCAATTTGCAGATGGCAAATACAACTTCAAAACTTTTGGCAATAGTTGCTAATGAACGAGGGGCAGAAGATGCTGTTATATATGATCAGATCACATGCCTGGGATTCCCATTTTCAGTCTCAGAAACATTTCAGAAAAGAAATACCAATAGCACTATCGCAGAATCATTGAATCGGGTAGAAGAGATACAAAATCTTTGTATAAAAAACAGAAAACAATTGGTCGTTTATATCTCGATGGGATTTGGTAATCCTTATGGTGATATGTATAATGAAGAAATTGTTTTGCAATGGGTTGATAAGATGGTGGCGATGGATATTGAGGTCATCTCTCTGGCAGATACGGTAGGAGTGGCCACACCTTCACAGGTAAATACTCTATTGAAAGCAGTTATTCCGAAATATACAAATACTGCGATCGGGGTGCATTTACATTCAACTTCAGTTAACTGGAAGGCAAAAGTAGATGCTGCTTTGGACGCAGGTTGTATTCGCTTTGACGGCGCTCTAAAAGGAATAGGCGGCTGTCCGATGGCTAATGATGAATTAGTAGGAAATATGGATACAGAATTAATGATCCCTTATTTTAAAGAATTGGATTTACTGAGAGGGTTGAATATAGATGCGTTGAAAGAAAGTAGCGGAATAGCTAACGAGATCTTTATTTAG
- the miaE gene encoding tRNA-(ms[2]io[6]A)-hydroxylase, with amino-acid sequence MNTESIDVKNILGLQLPTDPRWVNLAEIQLEEILTDHAYCEQKAATTCITLIQRYSDKEKLVKELSPIVTEEWGHFRMVLAELHKRNLTLGKQRKDIYVNNLIDFVKKGGNPEERLLDHLLMMALIEARSCERFKRLSEGLDDAYMRRFYRRFMESEAGHYTLFIDLAETYIKKETVRKRWKEWLVYEKKIMHEMEVRGDRIH; translated from the coding sequence ATGAATACAGAGAGCATTGATGTAAAAAATATACTTGGCCTACAACTACCTACCGACCCTCGTTGGGTAAACCTTGCAGAAATACAATTGGAAGAAATTTTAACTGATCACGCTTACTGCGAACAAAAAGCGGCTACAACCTGCATTACATTAATTCAGCGATATAGTGATAAAGAAAAACTGGTAAAAGAATTAAGTCCGATCGTTACGGAAGAATGGGGACATTTCAGAATGGTGCTGGCTGAATTACACAAACGAAATTTAACGCTGGGTAAACAACGTAAAGATATTTATGTGAACAACCTGATCGATTTTGTAAAAAAAGGCGGCAACCCCGAAGAACGCTTATTGGATCATTTATTAATGATGGCATTAATTGAGGCAAGAAGCTGCGAACGCTTTAAACGACTAAGCGAAGGTTTAGACGATGCATATATGAGAAGGTTTTATCGTCGCTTCATGGAAAGCGAAGCCGGACATTATACTTTGTTCATCGATCTTGCCGAAACCTATATCAAGAAAGAGACCGTAAGAAAGCGTTGGAAAGAATGGCTGGTCTATGAAAAAAAAATCATGCATGAGATGGAAGTAAGAGGAGATAGAATACATTAA
- the miaB gene encoding tRNA (N6-isopentenyl adenosine(37)-C2)-methylthiotransferase MiaB, giving the protein MESLELHDTKTHDETRQGEAFAPFKVDTNQYKKHFYIESYGCAMNFADSEVVASILQDNGFGATKNVEEADLIFVNTCSIREKAEQTVRKRLTEFRKLKKTNPGMLVGVLGCMAERLKEKFIQEEKLVDLVVGPDAYRSLPGLIEEAETGQKAVNVLLSRDETYADISPIRLNSNGVNAFVSIMRGCNNMCSFCVVPFTRGRERSRDANSIIQECKELFAQGYREVTLLGQNVDSYYWTDEQNNETVTFAMLLERTALIDPLLRVRFSTSHPKDITDEVLFTIAKYENICNYIHLPVQSGSTRMLQLMNRTYTREWYISRVNRIKEILPDCGLSTDMITGFCTETEEDHQESLSLMEYCKYDLAYMYFYSERPGTLAARRFKDDIPEDVKKRRLQEMIDLHRIQSLQSMQKDVGKTFKVLIEGTSKKNEEELIGRTDHNKVVIFPKGNHKKGEYVIIKIDRCTAGTLFGTPSAP; this is encoded by the coding sequence ATGGAAAGTTTAGAATTACACGATACAAAGACACACGACGAAACCAGGCAAGGAGAAGCTTTTGCTCCTTTTAAAGTTGATACTAATCAATATAAAAAACACTTTTATATTGAGAGCTATGGCTGTGCGATGAATTTTGCTGATAGCGAAGTAGTTGCATCAATTTTGCAAGACAATGGCTTTGGCGCTACTAAAAATGTAGAAGAAGCTGATTTGATCTTCGTTAACACCTGCTCCATCCGGGAAAAGGCAGAACAGACCGTTCGTAAACGTTTGACCGAATTCAGAAAGCTGAAAAAGACCAACCCCGGAATGCTGGTAGGTGTACTTGGTTGTATGGCAGAGCGACTAAAAGAAAAATTCATCCAGGAAGAAAAACTGGTGGATCTGGTTGTTGGTCCTGATGCTTACAGATCTTTACCCGGTCTGATCGAAGAAGCAGAGACCGGACAAAAAGCGGTAAACGTTTTACTAAGCAGAGATGAAACTTATGCAGATATATCTCCTATACGCCTCAACAGCAATGGGGTAAATGCATTTGTAAGTATCATGAGAGGTTGTAATAATATGTGCAGCTTTTGTGTGGTACCATTTACAAGAGGCAGAGAAAGAAGCCGAGATGCCAATTCGATCATACAAGAGTGTAAAGAATTATTTGCACAGGGATACAGAGAAGTAACATTGCTCGGACAAAATGTTGACAGCTATTATTGGACAGACGAACAAAATAATGAAACTGTAACTTTTGCAATGCTTCTGGAAAGAACAGCATTGATCGACCCTTTGCTAAGAGTACGTTTCTCTACTTCGCATCCTAAAGACATTACGGATGAAGTATTGTTTACAATTGCCAAATATGAAAATATTTGTAATTATATTCATCTGCCTGTTCAAAGTGGTAGCACAAGAATGTTACAATTGATGAACAGAACATATACCAGGGAATGGTATATCTCCAGAGTAAATCGTATCAAAGAAATATTACCCGATTGTGGCTTAAGTACAGATATGATCACCGGATTTTGTACAGAAACTGAAGAAGATCATCAGGAATCTTTAAGTCTGATGGAATACTGCAAATACGATCTGGCCTATATGTATTTTTACAGCGAACGTCCCGGAACATTAGCTGCACGTAGATTTAAAGATGATATACCAGAAGATGTGAAGAAAAGAAGGCTGCAGGAAATGATAGACCTTCACCGTATACAATCATTACAAAGTATGCAGAAAGATGTAGGTAAAACTTTTAAAGTGTTGATTGAAGGAACCTCTAAAAAGAATGAAGAAGAATTGATAGGAAGAACAGATCACAATAAGGTTGTTATATTCCCGAAGGGCAATCATAAGAAAGGTGAATATGTAATAATAAAAATAGACAGATGTACTGCGGGTACATTATTTGGGACCCCCTCCGCCCCCTAA
- a CDS encoding penicillin acylase family protein codes for MRILPLIISATITTVLVITLNSTLVLPAPLGKLLSPQHGIWQNAESADADFNAELKFPQLKGKVQVYLDDRLVPHVFAENEDDVYFVQGYLHAKFRLWQMELQTHAAAGRASEIIGDKALAHDREFRRLGMGYAAEIAQKEAEKDPVIKAECDAYTAGVNAYITNLPESELPLEYKLIGYLPEKWSNLKTMLFLKYMSYDLAAHEDDFEMTNAKRFFNKEDFDKLFPLKQDSLDPIIPAGTVYAAPKVQAKAPATADSIYFAGKPLELQEEKPDKENGSNNWAVSGSKTRTGSPILCNDPHLGLNLPSLWFEMQLSTPTFNAYGATFPGAPSVIIGYNDSCAFGFTNGGRDVRDYYEIQFKDDTRKEYWFDSAWKKTDFRVERIKIKGKPDYLDTVAYTIFGPVMYDKSFSGGVAPNDKYYAVRWKAHDPSNELRIFNELNHAKNYADYSAAVVNLHTPGQNCVFACKNGDIALRAQGEWPAKWKGQGDFVMPGTDSSYMWQGMIPMDEVPFQYNPERGFVSSANQKPADSTYPYYLGRNYPLYRGLLINKRLSAMTDITVDDMMALQTNNYNIFAEEARPVFLKNVQEEKLNADEKRYLDILKSWNLNNDVNEKGATVFEVVWKKFTEVVFDDDYKLSPEVIMHPFESSLLEGVLKDSAYKFLDDRLTTKKLETLADDVTLAFKKASEELKQAETAGKLEWAKYKGTRINHLTKLDPFNRTDLPIGGGTHCINATKETHGPSWRMIVSLTATTEAYGVYPGGQSGNPGSRFYDNFIDQWVAGKYFPLWMMTKGEENDKRVKWKISFSRS; via the coding sequence ATGAGAATCTTGCCATTAATAATATCCGCAACGATCACAACAGTACTGGTTATTACGCTTAATTCAACTTTAGTGTTGCCGGCACCTTTGGGAAAATTACTTAGTCCGCAACATGGGATATGGCAAAATGCAGAGAGTGCTGATGCTGATTTTAATGCGGAATTGAAATTTCCTCAATTAAAAGGTAAGGTGCAGGTGTATCTGGATGATAGGCTTGTGCCACATGTTTTTGCAGAAAATGAAGATGATGTATATTTTGTACAAGGGTATTTGCATGCCAAATTTCGTTTGTGGCAGATGGAGTTACAAACCCATGCTGCTGCCGGAAGGGCTAGTGAGATCATCGGAGATAAAGCACTTGCTCATGACCGTGAGTTCAGGCGGTTAGGTATGGGGTATGCAGCAGAGATCGCTCAAAAGGAAGCAGAAAAAGATCCGGTTATAAAAGCAGAATGTGATGCTTATACCGCTGGGGTAAACGCATACATAACAAATTTACCAGAAAGTGAATTGCCACTTGAGTATAAACTGATTGGCTATCTCCCTGAAAAATGGTCCAACCTTAAAACCATGTTATTCTTAAAATACATGAGTTATGATCTTGCAGCACATGAAGATGATTTTGAAATGACCAATGCAAAAAGATTTTTCAATAAAGAAGATTTTGATAAATTATTTCCGTTAAAACAGGATTCGTTAGATCCTATTATCCCTGCCGGAACTGTATATGCAGCACCTAAAGTGCAGGCGAAAGCTCCGGCTACAGCTGATTCTATTTATTTTGCCGGTAAGCCATTGGAGTTGCAGGAAGAAAAACCTGACAAAGAAAATGGCAGTAATAACTGGGCCGTAAGTGGCAGTAAAACACGTACAGGCTCACCGATCTTGTGTAATGATCCTCACTTAGGTTTAAATCTTCCATCACTTTGGTTTGAAATGCAGTTGAGTACACCAACTTTCAATGCATACGGCGCTACCTTTCCGGGTGCTCCCAGTGTTATCATTGGTTATAACGATAGTTGCGCTTTCGGTTTTACCAATGGAGGTAGAGATGTGAGAGACTATTATGAGATACAATTTAAAGATGATACCCGTAAAGAATATTGGTTTGACAGCGCCTGGAAGAAAACCGATTTTAGGGTAGAAAGAATTAAAATAAAAGGGAAACCGGATTATTTGGATACTGTAGCCTATACTATTTTCGGACCGGTAATGTATGATAAGAGTTTTAGCGGAGGTGTGGCCCCTAATGATAAATATTATGCAGTTCGCTGGAAGGCACATGACCCGAGTAATGAGTTAAGGATTTTTAATGAGTTGAATCATGCAAAAAATTATGCAGATTATTCCGCAGCTGTTGTCAACCTGCACACTCCGGGGCAAAATTGCGTATTTGCTTGTAAGAATGGTGATATTGCATTGCGTGCACAAGGAGAGTGGCCGGCGAAGTGGAAAGGACAGGGAGATTTTGTAATGCCGGGTACTGACAGCAGTTATATGTGGCAAGGGATGATCCCGATGGATGAAGTGCCTTTTCAATATAATCCGGAAAGAGGGTTTGTAAGCAGTGCTAACCAAAAGCCTGCAGACTCAACTTATCCTTATTATCTGGGTAGAAATTATCCGCTGTATCGAGGACTTCTGATTAATAAAAGATTGAGCGCAATGACTGATATTACGGTGGATGATATGATGGCGTTGCAAACAAATAATTATAATATTTTCGCAGAAGAGGCCCGTCCGGTATTTTTGAAAAATGTTCAGGAAGAAAAATTAAATGCGGATGAAAAGAGATACCTGGATATTTTGAAATCCTGGAATTTGAATAATGATGTTAATGAAAAAGGAGCGACAGTTTTTGAAGTGGTATGGAAAAAATTCACTGAAGTGGTGTTTGATGATGACTATAAATTATCTCCCGAAGTAATTATGCATCCTTTTGAAAGTAGTTTGCTAGAGGGTGTTTTGAAAGATAGTGCTTATAAGTTTTTAGATGACAGACTTACTACTAAAAAACTGGAAACATTGGCTGATGATGTTACGCTTGCATTTAAAAAGGCATCAGAAGAATTAAAACAAGCTGAAACTGCAGGAAAACTCGAATGGGCAAAATATAAAGGAACAAGGATTAATCATCTCACCAAATTAGATCCTTTTAACCGAACCGATCTGCCGATTGGTGGTGGAACGCATTGTATCAATGCCACTAAAGAAACCCATGGGCCAAGTTGGAGAATGATCGTTAGCCTTACTGCTACTACTGAAGCATATGGTGTGTATCCGGGAGGACAAAGCGGTAATCCGGGTAGTAGGTTTTATGATAATTTTATTGACCAGTGGGTTGCAGGAAAATATTTTCCACTTTGGATGATGACCAAAGGTGAGGAAAACGATAAACGTGTAAAATGGAAAATAAGTTTTTCCCGGAGTTAA
- a CDS encoding endonuclease domain-containing protein has translation MKNESMFYGAEPIIFELAKKLRNNVTPTETILWGRLKEKFPELKFRRQHPISVYIADFYCHSKKVIIEIDGSIHNLPDIKNNDEIRQKDLEDFGIKVIRFTNKEILNNLEATLEKIEKSIK, from the coding sequence ATGAAGAACGAATCTATGTTTTATGGAGCAGAGCCGATAATTTTTGAACTGGCGAAAAAACTTAGAAATAATGTAACGCCAACTGAAACAATTTTGTGGGGAAGATTAAAAGAAAAGTTTCCTGAGTTAAAATTCAGAAGACAACATCCAATATCAGTTTATATAGCAGATTTTTATTGTCATTCTAAAAAAGTGATCATAGAAATTGATGGTAGTATTCATAATCTGCCTGATATAAAAAATAACGACGAAATAAGACAAAAAGATTTGGAAGATTTTGGCATTAAAGTTATCAGATTTACAAATAAAGAAATCTTGAATAACCTTGAAGCCACTTTAGAAAAAATTGAAAAAAGCATTAAATAA
- a CDS encoding GSCFA domain-containing protein, producing MDFHLEFTPKQFTTKINHQDELLLIGSCFTENIGAKLKQLKFSVLENPNGILFNPISITKSISSYIANKQYTETDLFYANECWNSWEHHSRFSHPDKEQCLELINQSQNTANSFLKTAEWVLITVGSAFVYELENTEVVANCHKIPTDKFVKRLLSIDEVYTALKSTVHKLIDNNPGVKIIFTISPVRHLRDGFVENNRSKSTLIQAVHRLVDSNEKVFYFPAYELVIDDLRDYRFYAEDMVHPNYAATNYVWEKFIATCIDESSQQLMKEINVINAARNHKPFNPTSKQHEKFLKANLEKVEQLSKQNSYINFDDEKKYFSPNA from the coding sequence ATGGATTTTCATTTAGAGTTTACCCCGAAACAATTTACGACTAAGATCAACCATCAAGATGAGTTATTGTTGATAGGCTCTTGCTTTACTGAGAATATCGGCGCCAAATTAAAGCAGCTGAAATTTTCAGTGCTCGAAAATCCGAATGGTATTTTGTTTAATCCGATCAGTATTACAAAATCGATCTCCTCATACATAGCCAACAAGCAATACACAGAAACGGATCTGTTTTATGCCAATGAATGTTGGAATAGCTGGGAACATCACAGCCGCTTTTCTCATCCGGATAAAGAACAGTGTTTGGAGTTGATCAATCAGTCGCAAAATACAGCCAATAGCTTTTTAAAAACTGCAGAATGGGTATTGATCACTGTCGGCTCTGCTTTTGTGTATGAACTGGAAAATACGGAAGTGGTGGCTAACTGTCATAAAATACCAACAGATAAATTTGTGAAGAGACTATTGAGTATTGATGAAGTATATACTGCTTTAAAAAGTACGGTTCATAAATTGATAGATAATAATCCGGGAGTAAAAATAATATTTACTATCAGTCCTGTGCGACATTTACGGGATGGATTTGTAGAGAATAACAGGAGTAAATCTACCCTTATTCAGGCAGTGCACCGACTGGTAGATAGTAATGAAAAGGTATTTTATTTTCCGGCTTATGAATTAGTGATCGATGATCTAAGAGATTATCGATTTTATGCAGAAGATATGGTGCATCCGAATTATGCAGCTACTAATTATGTTTGGGAGAAATTCATTGCAACCTGTATAGATGAATCATCACAACAATTGATGAAGGAAATAAATGTGATCAATGCTGCCAGAAATCATAAGCCATTTAATCCCACTTCTAAACAGCATGAAAAATTCCTGAAAGCTAATTTAGAAAAAGTGGAGCAGCTAAGTAAACAAAATTCATATATCAATTTCGATGATGAAAAAAAGTATTTCTCCCCAAATGCCTAA
- the dnaG gene encoding DNA primase: MISQATIQQILSRIDIIEIVGSFIKLKKRGTNYLGLCPFHNEKSPSFTVSPAKEIYKCFGCGRSGNSISFLMEHEKYSYAEALRWLAQKYNVEIEETAVSPEQKLVQQSADSLYIINNFAQKFFSDYLFNSEEGQNIGLSYLKERGFREDIIKKFQIGFNPEGRDVFAKAALSNQYNLDLLQKSGLVVVRDEKPMDNYRGRIIFPIHNPSGKVLGFGARVLKTTDKAPKYINTPENEIYVKSKILYGSYFARLAIDKADECLLVEGYTDVVSLHQAGIENVVASGGTSLTPDQLRLVKKYTNNLTIIYDGDNAGIKAALRGLDLALEESLNVKLVLIPDKEDPDSFVNKVGAAAFAEFIATNKKDFILFQLETSLKDVGTDSTKKSALVNRVAETISKINKAEDFTKQQDYIKQCAELLKIDEGGLHTLVNKFLREKITKEENRLNRDEQSYNNDNSSPQPLDIEDDAASLLNRDEQHERAIIRSLLEFGLKQWNEEQRVADYIFAEIKENDLEELIDNKSLVSVLHTYQTWYHEGLEPTPKTFLYNEDQVMSSLVVSLMEYNQEISPNWKEIFEGKIATREDLYKEEVFSTINYLKLRKLKLLMANNQNDLEKTTNPEEQIILLKIHQHLKEVEINLTKQLGTVIFK; this comes from the coding sequence TTGATTTCACAAGCCACCATACAACAAATATTAAGCCGTATCGACATCATCGAAATAGTAGGCTCATTCATTAAACTAAAGAAAAGAGGCACCAATTATCTCGGTCTCTGTCCTTTTCATAATGAAAAAAGTCCCTCTTTTACAGTTTCCCCTGCAAAAGAGATCTACAAATGTTTTGGTTGTGGCAGAAGCGGTAACAGTATCAGTTTTTTGATGGAACATGAGAAATACAGCTATGCAGAAGCATTGCGTTGGCTGGCTCAGAAATACAATGTTGAAATAGAAGAAACTGCAGTAAGCCCAGAGCAAAAATTGGTTCAGCAAAGTGCCGATAGCTTATATATCATCAACAATTTTGCTCAAAAATTTTTTAGTGACTATTTATTCAACAGTGAGGAAGGGCAGAATATCGGTTTATCATACCTAAAAGAAAGGGGCTTCAGAGAAGATATCATTAAAAAATTTCAGATCGGTTTTAACCCGGAAGGAAGAGACGTTTTTGCCAAGGCTGCATTATCTAATCAATACAATCTTGATCTGCTGCAAAAAAGCGGATTGGTTGTAGTGAGAGATGAAAAGCCCATGGATAATTACCGTGGGAGGATCATCTTCCCCATACATAACCCAAGCGGTAAAGTATTGGGCTTTGGCGCCAGGGTATTAAAAACTACCGACAAGGCTCCAAAGTATATCAACACTCCTGAAAATGAGATCTATGTAAAAAGCAAGATCTTATACGGAAGTTATTTTGCAAGATTAGCGATAGACAAAGCAGATGAGTGTTTATTAGTGGAAGGATATACCGATGTGGTTTCATTACACCAGGCAGGCATAGAAAATGTAGTAGCCAGTGGTGGCACCTCTCTTACACCCGATCAATTGAGGTTGGTAAAAAAATACACCAATAATCTTACGATCATTTATGATGGTGATAATGCCGGTATAAAAGCGGCGCTTCGAGGCCTGGATCTTGCTTTGGAAGAAAGCCTGAATGTAAAGCTGGTATTGATACCCGATAAGGAAGACCCGGATAGTTTTGTAAATAAAGTAGGGGCTGCCGCCTTTGCTGAATTCATTGCAACCAATAAAAAAGATTTCATTCTTTTTCAGTTAGAAACTTCTTTGAAAGATGTTGGCACTGACAGTACCAAAAAATCTGCGCTGGTGAATCGTGTTGCTGAAACTATTTCCAAGATCAACAAAGCAGAAGATTTCACCAAACAACAGGATTATATAAAACAATGTGCCGAACTGCTAAAAATTGATGAAGGTGGATTACACACGTTGGTAAATAAGTTTTTAAGAGAAAAAATTACTAAAGAAGAGAACAGGTTAAACAGAGATGAACAATCTTATAACAATGACAATTCCTCTCCGCAACCTTTAGATATTGAAGATGATGCTGCTTCTTTATTGAACAGAGATGAGCAGCACGAAAGAGCCATCATCAGAAGTTTACTTGAGTTTGGTTTAAAGCAATGGAATGAAGAACAACGTGTAGCAGATTATATTTTTGCAGAGATCAAAGAAAACGACCTGGAAGAATTGATTGACAATAAAAGTCTCGTTTCAGTATTACACACTTACCAAACCTGGTATCATGAAGGCCTGGAACCTACCCCAAAAACATTTTTATACAATGAAGATCAGGTCATGAGTTCATTGGTGGTAAGCCTCATGGAATACAATCAGGAAATTAGTCCGAACTGGAAAGAAATTTTTGAAGGTAAGATCGCTACCCGTGAAGACCTTTATAAAGAAGAGGTTTTTAGTACTATCAATTATCTTAAATTAAGAAAGCTTAAGTTATTGATGGCCAATAACCAAAACGACCTGGAAAAAACCACCAATCCCGAAGAACAGATCATCCTGTTGAAAATACACCAGCACCTGAAAGAGGTAGAGATCAACCTAACCAAGCAGTTAGGAACCGTTATATTCAAATAA